A stretch of the Erinaceus europaeus chromosome 1, mEriEur2.1, whole genome shotgun sequence genome encodes the following:
- the MSMB gene encoding beta-microseminoprotein, producing MVTMNVLLGRLLVLATLIVLCNSSCYLILKKSNESPNECTDDEGNSHQLNSSWKTKNCMQCDCGKTEISCCSIAAIPMGYNEQKCEAILDDKTCKYKVVERKNPKKTCKFTSSIL from the exons AATGTTCTCCTGGGAAGACTCTTGGTTTTGGCCACCTTGATAGTTTTATGCAATTCTTCCTGTTATTTAATcctaaaaaaatcaaatgaatcaCCTAATG AATGCACCGATGATGAAGGAAACTCTCACCAGCTGAATTCATCATGGAAGACCAAGAATTGCATGCAGTGTGATTGTGGCAAAACAGAAATTTCTTGTTGCAGCAT CGCTGCAATACCAATGGGTTATAATGAGCAGAAGTGTGAAGCCATCCTGGATGACAAGACATGCAAGTATAAAGTGGTGGAACGCAAAAACCCAAAAAAGACCTGTAAATTTACAAGTTCAATTTTGTAA